The Thermoanaerobacterales bacterium genomic sequence GGCGGGGTGGTCCGGGACACGCTGGTTTCCACACTTTTCGGGCTCCTCGGCGGGTTTATCGGCAGCCTGCTGGTCGTCGGCGCCGGCCTTACGGTTTCGGGTTCAGGCCTCTGGTACCTCCTGCCGGTGGCCATCGCCCTCATGCTCCTCTCCCCGCGCTTTCTGTGCTTCGCCTATGCCGGGGGCCTGGTCTCCCTGGCGAACCTGGTCTTCGGCTTTCCGCAGATCAGCATCCCGCAGGTCATGGCCCTGGTGGCCATTCTGCACTTCATGGAGGCGCTCCTGATCCTGTTGAGCGGCCACCTGGGGGCGGTTCCGGCCTATGTCCGCGTGTCCGGGGGGCGTATCATCGGGGGCTTCACGCTACAAAAGTTCTGGCCCCTGCCCGTGGTGGTCCTGGTTCTCGTGGGCACCCTTCCCCCCGGCGGGGAGGGGGTGGTGATGCCCGACTGGTGGCCCCTCATCCCCCACGGCCTGCCGGGCAACGGGAAAGACCTCGTCTTCGCCATGATCCCCCTGGTGGCCGCCCTCGGCTACGGCGACTTCGCCACGGCCCGGACGCCGGCCTCCAAGAGCCGGGTGAGCGCCGTCCACCTGGCCGGCTACAGCCTGACGCTCTTCGCCCTGGCCTTCCTAGCGGGGCGGGAGCCGCTCCTGTCCTGGGCGGCCGCCCTCTTTTCGCCCCTCGGCCACGAGCTTGTCATCCTCATCGGGAAGCGCCTGGAGATGGACGCGCCGCCGATCTATACCCCGCGGCGCGACGGGCTGCTGGTGCTCGACGTGGCCCCCGGCTCCCCGGCCTGGCACGGCGGTGTGCGCAGCGGGGACCTGGTGGTGGAGGTCAACGGTCTCCCGGTGCGGACGCGGCGCGACCTGGCGGAGGCCCTGGAGACCCCGGGGGCCTATGAACTCTTCTATCTCGGGCGCGACGGCCGGTACCGGCGGGAGACGGTGATCCGGCGGCCCGGAGAGACCCTCGGCCTGCTGCCGGTGCCGGACGGGGACGAGGAGGCCTTTGTCGAGATGCGCTCCGGAGGGCTGCTGGACGCCCTCCGCCGGCGCCGCGGTTGACAGCCCCGGGGCGGGGCCCTATAATGGGGGCAGAACGTACGGGCCACGAAGGCCCGCCAAGGCCACGGAGGTCGAGAATACGCCTGCCGCGGCCGTTTTTGTCTGGAGGTGCTGCCAAGATGTGCGAGGCCAACGCATACCTTCGCAAGGGAGAGGGAGAGGCCGAAGAGCTTATCCTGGAGAACGTGGACCGGGTCGTCCCGCACGAGGACGGGCTTTTGCTGGAGGATATCTTCGGGCGGCGGAAGATCATCCGGGCGCGGATTGCGGAACTGGCCCTGGTCGACCACCGCATCATCCTGGAGCGGGACTGAGTCCTTGTTTGTCGAAGCCGAGCGCCGGCCCGGCCTTCCGGACTGGTTGACGGAGGAGGTTCCGCCGCCGCCGAACCGCAGAGGGGGGCGGCGCTTTGTCTCCCGCACCGTCCAGGCCGTGGCCGGAGTGATCAGGGAGGACTTCCTGTCGGCCCGGAGGGCCGCCGCCCCGGGGCTCCTGCAGTCCCTGGATCCCAGGGTGAAGGTCGTCACCCTGGGCGGGCTGATCGTCGTTGCCTCCCTGTCGAGCCATTGGGCCGTGATCCTCGGCCTTTACCTGGCCGCCCTGGCCGCCGGGCTGGCGTCGCGCCTGGGTTTGTCCCTTCTGGTTACGCGGGTCTGGCCGTTCTGCCTGCTCTTCGCGGGCGTGGCCGCCCTGCCCATGGTCCTGAGCTGGGTCACGCCGGGGGAGGCCCTGGCGGCCATCTGGACCGGCGGACCGCGGCTCGGACCGCTGGCCCTGCCGCCGGACCTTTACCTTTCGCGGGAGGGCCTGCTCCAGGCCGCCGTCTTCACCTCCCGCGTCGCCCTGTGCATGACCCTGGCCCTGCTGCTGGCTCTGACCACCCCGGCGAGCCGCCTTTTCTGGGCCCTGCGCGCCCTGCGGGTACCGCGGGTTTTTGTGGTACTCCTGGAGACGTCCCAGAGGTACCTCTTTCTGCTCCTACGCATGGTGCAGGAGCTGCATATCGCCCGGGAGGCGCGCACGATCAGCCCCGCCGGCCCGCCCGCGGGACGCCGTTTCGCCGTCCAGGGGATCGCCGTCCTGCTCAGCCGTTCGCTCTTGCTGAGCGAGGAGGTGCACCAGGCGATGCTGGCCCGCGGCTATACTGGGGAACCCCGCGTGGTCGACGGGGAAGGCTTCCGCGCCGGGTGGCGCGACCTGGCCTGGACGGTGGGCTGCATCGCCGCCGCCGCGGCGGCCCTGGCGGCGCAGGGATATCTTATATAACCTGCGGGGGGACGGGGGATCTCCTCTCTACGCTCCGGTACTCCGCGTCGACAGTTCTAGGCTCGGCATCAAATACGGAGGTGCGTCACCCTGGCCGCCGAAGCGCTTTACACCCTGGAGAACGTGGACTTCGCCTACCAGCCCGGGCAGCCGGTCCTGAGGGACATCTCGTTCACGGTGGCCCGCGGAGAGGCCGCCGCCCTGCTGGGCGCCAACGGGTCGGGCAAGTCCACCCTCCTCAAGATCCTGGGCGGCCTGCAATGGCCGACGGCGGGCCGGGTACTCGCCTTCGGCGAGTCGTTGACCGAGGAGCGCTTCACCGACCCGGTCTTCGCCGCATCCTTCCGGCGCCGGGTGGGCTTCGTCTTCCAGAACACCGACGCCCAGCTCTTCTGCCCCACGGTCGCCGACGAGGTGGCCTACGGCCCGGCACAGTTAGGCTGGACCGCCGAGCAGGTGCGCCGCCGGGTGGACGAGGTGCTGGCCTTTTTCGGCGTCACCGGCCTGGCGTCCCGCCCGCCTTACCGCCTGAGCGGGGGGGAGAAGAAGAAGGTCGCCCTGGCGGCGACCCTGGCCGTCAACCCCGAGGTCCTGCTCCTGGACGAGCCGACGGCCAATCTCGACCCGCGCACACAGTACTGGCTGGTCTCCTTCCTGCAGCGCCTGCACAAGGCGGGGAAAACACTGGTCATCGCCACCCACGACCTGGACATCGTGCCCGCCCTGGCCGGCCGCGTCCTGGTGCTGAGCGAGGACCACCGCCTCCTGGCGGCCGGTTCGCCCCTGGGCGTCCTGGAGGACCGCGACCTGCTGCTGGAGGCGAACCTGGTGCACGAACACTACCACGTCCATGGCCACAGAGGAGAACATGGCCACCTGCACTTCCACCAGCACGACCACCAGGTCGCACATGGCAGGGAAAAGTAGCCTTCGAGTCGAAAAAGGCAAAGGACCAGATTCATCCATTGGATGAGATACCGTCCTGGTACAAAGGTATATTTTCGCAGGACTACCGGGGGAGTGGACCATCCGGTGTTTGACTTTCAAGCGGGGCAGTTGCGGCTCGACGACCTCGGCGGGCCGTACAGCCTGGATGAACTGCGGGAGAGTATGGCCGGCTGCCGGCGGTGCGGCCTGGGCGCCACGCGGACCAACCTGGTCTTCGGCGAGGGGGACCCGCACGCGAAGCTGATGTTCATCGGGGAGGGCCCGGGCGCCGAGGAAGACCGCCAGGGGCGCCCGTTTGTCGGGGCCGCCGGACAGCTCCTGGACCGCATTCTCCAGGCGGCCGGCTTTACGCGGGAGCAGGTCTACATCGCCAACATCGTCAAGTGCCGCCCGCCCGGCAACCGCGTGCCGGCGGCGGAAGAGGCCGCAGCCTGCCTGCCCTGGCTGGAGAAACAGATCAGCCTCATCGCCCCGCGGCTCATCGTGCTCCTGGGGGCCACGGCCCTGAAGTACCTGATCGATCCCAAGGCCGGCATCA encodes the following:
- a CDS encoding PDZ domain-containing protein; this translates as MFSLGWVMTQVALQIVQVLVHPLFWLVIVLVALQYYRVASLRRSFLPGRGGVVRDTLVSTLFGLLGGFIGSLLVVGAGLTVSGSGLWYLLPVAIALMLLSPRFLCFAYAGGLVSLANLVFGFPQISIPQVMALVAILHFMEALLILLSGHLGAVPAYVRVSGGRIIGGFTLQKFWPLPVVVLVLVGTLPPGGEGVVMPDWWPLIPHGLPGNGKDLVFAMIPLVAALGYGDFATARTPASKSRVSAVHLAGYSLTLFALAFLAGREPLLSWAAALFSPLGHELVILIGKRLEMDAPPIYTPRRDGLLVLDVAPGSPAWHGGVRSGDLVVEVNGLPVRTRRDLAEALETPGAYELFYLGRDGRYRRETVIRRPGETLGLLPVPDGDEEAFVEMRSGGLLDALRRRRG
- a CDS encoding CooT family nickel-binding protein; protein product: MCEANAYLRKGEGEAEELILENVDRVVPHEDGLLLEDIFGRRKIIRARIAELALVDHRIILERD
- the cbiQ gene encoding cobalt ECF transporter T component CbiQ, producing MFVEAERRPGLPDWLTEEVPPPPNRRGGRRFVSRTVQAVAGVIREDFLSARRAAAPGLLQSLDPRVKVVTLGGLIVVASLSSHWAVILGLYLAALAAGLASRLGLSLLVTRVWPFCLLFAGVAALPMVLSWVTPGEALAAIWTGGPRLGPLALPPDLYLSREGLLQAAVFTSRVALCMTLALLLALTTPASRLFWALRALRVPRVFVVLLETSQRYLFLLLRMVQELHIAREARTISPAGPPAGRRFAVQGIAVLLSRSLLLSEEVHQAMLARGYTGEPRVVDGEGFRAGWRDLAWTVGCIAAAAAALAAQGYLI
- a CDS encoding ATP-binding cassette domain-containing protein; protein product: MENVDFAYQPGQPVLRDISFTVARGEAAALLGANGSGKSTLLKILGGLQWPTAGRVLAFGESLTEERFTDPVFAASFRRRVGFVFQNTDAQLFCPTVADEVAYGPAQLGWTAEQVRRRVDEVLAFFGVTGLASRPPYRLSGGEKKKVALAATLAVNPEVLLLDEPTANLDPRTQYWLVSFLQRLHKAGKTLVIATHDLDIVPALAGRVLVLSEDHRLLAAGSPLGVLEDRDLLLEANLVHEHYHVHGHRGEHGHLHFHQHDHQVAHGREK
- a CDS encoding uracil-DNA glycosylase, with the translated sequence MAGCRRCGLGATRTNLVFGEGDPHAKLMFIGEGPGAEEDRQGRPFVGAAGQLLDRILQAAGFTREQVYIANIVKCRPPGNRVPAAEEAAACLPWLEKQISLIAPRLIVLLGATALKYLIDPKAGITAWRGRWIERGNVRIMPTYHPAALLRDPSKKRPVWEDIQAVRDAYRELDAAGPSNPQTS